Genomic DNA from Harpia harpyja isolate bHarHar1 chromosome 13, bHarHar1 primary haplotype, whole genome shotgun sequence:
TAAAGCAAAATCAGgctttcctttccattttattatgtttccaaataattttcactttcatgtaatattttataaataggGACCAGTCAGCCTATTAATTTCAAGCTCTGGGGTAGTCTGTATAATCAGCTAACCAGAAAAACTGAGCTCTTAGTGGAAACTCAATGATTTCCTGGTTGTTGTATGCCTCGTGCTGTGTCTCCTGGTTTCCAACTCTACTCTTTTTATGATTTCAGCACTGAATTACATCCGATATGTAGCATATCTCAGGTGAAGCAAGAACTTGATGAGCAGCCTGGCGATAAGATATATAGACGATCTGCAGCTGAAGATTATATTTCCAACTACGCCATAGGATTTGACCCAGCAGAGAATGAATTTGACTATGGTTTATGCAATGAAGTAGTTAATGTAGCATGCTCACCTAAACCCGATGCTTTCAATCCATGTGAAGATATCATGGGACACAACATTCTGAGAGTCCTGATATGGTTTATCAACATTTTAGCTATCACTGGGAACATTGTTGTCCTCATTATTTTAATAAGCAGTCAATACAAATTCACCGTACCTCGCTTTCTAATGTGCAATCTTGCATTTGCAGACCTCTGCATAGGTATCTATCTGTTGTTTATTGCATCTGTAGATATCCAGACCAAAAGCCAGTATTACAACTACGCCATAGACTGGCAAACTGGGGCAGGATGCAATGCTGCAGGATTTTTTACAGTGTTTGCAAGTGAACTCTCAGTCTACACGCTGACTGCGATAACTCTGGAAAGGTGGCACACCATCACCTATGCCATGCAACTGGACCGCAAGGTTCGATTTCGTCACGCTGTGATTATAATGGTTTTTGGCTGGGTGTTTGCTTTCACAGTGGCACTTCTTCCCATATTTGGAGTCAGCAGCTACATGAAGGTCAGCATCTGTTTGCCCATGGATATAGAAACACCGTTTTCTCAGGCTTATGTTATATTTCTTTTAGTGTTGAATGTACTTGCATTTGTGATCATATGTGCCTGCTACATCTGCATCTACTTTACTGTGAGAAACCCTAATGTCGTCTCTTCAAACAGTGACACCAAGATCGCCAAGCGCATGGCCATACTGATCTTCACGGACTTCCTCTGCATGGCACCAATATCTTTTTTTGCAATATCAGCCTCACTCAAGGTTCCTCTCATCACAGTGTCCAAATCCAAgatccttctggttttgttttaccCCATCAATTCCTGTGCTAACCCTTTCCTCTATGCCATTTTCACCAAGACTTTCCGCAGGGATTTCTTCATTCTGTTGAGCAAGTTTGGTTGCTGCGAAATGCAAGCCCAGATTTACAGAACAGACACCTCCTCATCTGCTCATAATTTCCACACGAGAAATGGCCATTGCCCTTCTGCTTCAAAAAACAGTGATGGGACTATTTATTCATTGGTTCCTATGAATCACTTGAACTGAAATGCTTGCATGAATTTGTGTCTGAGGCAGTGTGATAATCACTTTCAACTGTGAATTTGAATAATGACTTCAGTATAGCATGTAAACTTattttttatgggaaaaaaaattatttccactttGCTATTTTTGTTCAATGAACAACTGTCAGAGATGACACATCATCTTCATCAGTTCTTGAAGGACAAAGAACAAAACTTCAGTATATGCTAAAGTGTCCTTGTAGAATTGTCTCAAGAAATAAATGAGATTATAAACTGGTATCTCCCACCATACAGGCAGAGATTCTCTTCATTCTAGCAAGATGTTAGCTGCTTACTGAGAATCAAGTAGTGGTTATatacagttgaaagaaaaaaatatgtagcattaatttttttgtctgtgaAGCATGCTGTAACAATGACAGACAATTAGTTCTTTTCATTAATCATATCTCCTGCAGTTATAGAAGACAGAAGGCCAACTTACAGTCCTCTTTCAGCATAGACTTACTAGGAATGAGAATATCTTgtgttgtttccatttctgttca
This window encodes:
- the FSHR gene encoding follicle-stimulating hormone receptor, with the protein product MKETGTDVKAEMSPVLTCLLVFLVGCSGCQHHACRCMGRVFICQESKVVQVPRDIPANITELRFVLTKMRVIPKGAFTGLGDLEKIEISQNDALEVIEANVFSSLPKLHEIRIEKANNLVYIDQDAFQHLPSLRYLLISNTGLRFLPALHKVHSFQKVLLDIQDNINIRTIERNSFTGLSSESVILWLNKNGIREIENHAFNGTYLDELNLSDNHNLEKLPNEVFQGANGPVVLDISRTRISFLPSHGLELIKKLRARSTYNLKKLPDLSKFRSLIEANFTYPSHCCAFTNWKRQNTELHPICSISQVKQELDEQPGDKIYRRSAAEDYISNYAIGFDPAENEFDYGLCNEVVNVACSPKPDAFNPCEDIMGHNILRVLIWFINILAITGNIVVLIILISSQYKFTVPRFLMCNLAFADLCIGIYLLFIASVDIQTKSQYYNYAIDWQTGAGCNAAGFFTVFASELSVYTLTAITLERWHTITYAMQLDRKVRFRHAVIIMVFGWVFAFTVALLPIFGVSSYMKVSICLPMDIETPFSQAYVIFLLVLNVLAFVIICACYICIYFTVRNPNVVSSNSDTKIAKRMAILIFTDFLCMAPISFFAISASLKVPLITVSKSKILLVLFYPINSCANPFLYAIFTKTFRRDFFILLSKFGCCEMQAQIYRTDTSSSAHNFHTRNGHCPSASKNSDGTIYSLVPMNHLN